A genome region from Euphorbia lathyris chromosome 4, ddEupLath1.1, whole genome shotgun sequence includes the following:
- the LOC136227550 gene encoding uncharacterized protein isoform X2, with product MGARHYRPPLFSVAPMMEWTDTHYRTFARIISKHAWLYTEMLAAETIVYQQGNLDRFLAYSPQQHPIVLQIGGNNLENLAKATELASAYGYDEINFNCGCPSPKVAGHGCFGVRLMLDPKFVGEAMSVIAANTDVPVSVKCRIGVDGHDSYNELCDFIYKVSSLSPTKHFIIHSRKALLNGISPADNRKIPPLKYEYYFALLRDFPDLRFTINGGIDCADEVNLALKEGAHGVMLGRAAYHKPWSVLGQVDSAVYGDLRSGLTRRQVLEEYQAYGDAILGTFGNNRPNIRDVIKPMLGIFYSEPGNSLWKRKADAAFQKCETVKSFFEETLVAIPDYVLDSPIVKEVSGREDLFANVKGLLPPPYITREEEVVVAYA from the exons ATGGGTGCAAGGCACTACCGTCCCCCTTTGTTTAG TGTGGCTCCAATGATGGAATGGACCGATACTCATTATAGGACTTTTGCCCGTATCATATCAAAACATGCTTGGCTTTATACAGAGATGCTTGCAGCTGAAACGATTGTTTATCAACAGGGTAATTTG GACAGGTTTTTGGCATATTCTCCTCAACAGCATCCCATTGTTCTACAAATTGGCGGAAATAATTTGGAAAACCTGGCAAAAGCAACTGAACTTGCTAGTGCTTATGGCTATGATGAGATTAATTTCAA TTGTGGCTGTCCTAGTCCAAAAGTGGCTGGACATGGGTGTTTTGGTGTTCGTCTTATGCTCGATCCAAAG TTTGTTGGTGAAGCTATGTCAGTAATTGCAGCTAACACAGATGTTCCTGTTAGCGTTAAATGCCGAATCGGTGTAGATGGTCATGATTCATACAATGAGCTTT GTGATTTTATCTATAAAGTTTCATCTCTATCCCCTACTAAGCACTTCATTATACATTCACGTAAAGCTCTCCTCAACGGCATCAGTCCAGCTGACAACCGAAAAATTCCTCCCCTCAA GTATGAATATTATTTCGCCTTATTGCGTGACTTTCCTGACTTGAGATTTACAATAAATGGAGGCATAGATTGTGCTGATGAG GTGAATTTGGCACTGAAAGAAGGAGCTCATGGTGTAATGCTTGGACGTGCTGCGTATCATAA GCCTTGGAGTGTGCTGGGACAAGTTGATTCTGCAGTTTATGGTGACCTAAGGAGTGGACTAACACGTCGTCAG GTCCTTGAAGAGTATCAAGCGTATGGAGATGCCATTCTGGGAACATTTGGAAACAATAGACCCAACATCAGAGATGTGATAAAG CCTATGCTTGGTATTTTCTATTCTGAGCCTGGAAATAGTCTATGGAAGCGTAAAGCTGATGCTGCTTTCCAGAAATGCGAG ACTGTGAAATCCTTTTTCGAGGAAACCCTGGTAGCAATCCCAGACTATGTCCTGGATTCACCTATAGTGAAGGAAGTGTCTGGGCGTGAAGATCTTTTTGCGAATGTAAAGGGGTTGCTTCCACCACCATATATAACAAGAGAAGAGGAGGTAGTAGTAGCATATGCTTAA
- the LOC136227550 gene encoding uncharacterized protein isoform X1: MLKFTGYSLIASFNPFHSIILKNHHRSSLNLCYKNSTKSRRLSACAQKGQVHPKTEMGARHYRPPLFSVAPMMEWTDTHYRTFARIISKHAWLYTEMLAAETIVYQQGNLDRFLAYSPQQHPIVLQIGGNNLENLAKATELASAYGYDEINFNCGCPSPKVAGHGCFGVRLMLDPKFVGEAMSVIAANTDVPVSVKCRIGVDGHDSYNELCDFIYKVSSLSPTKHFIIHSRKALLNGISPADNRKIPPLKYEYYFALLRDFPDLRFTINGGIDCADEVNLALKEGAHGVMLGRAAYHKPWSVLGQVDSAVYGDLRSGLTRRQVLEEYQAYGDAILGTFGNNRPNIRDVIKPMLGIFYSEPGNSLWKRKADAAFQKCETVKSFFEETLVAIPDYVLDSPIVKEVSGREDLFANVKGLLPPPYITREEEVVVAYA, from the exons ATGTTGAAGTTTACTGGATATTCTTTGATCGCTTCTTTTAATCCATTTCATTCTATTATTCTTAAAAACCATCACAGATCGTCATTAAATTTATGTTACAAGAATTCTACTAAATCAAGAAGACTGTCTGCTTGTGCTCAAAAGGGTCAAGTGCATCCAAAAACTGAGATGGGTGCAAGGCACTACCGTCCCCCTTTGTTTAG TGTGGCTCCAATGATGGAATGGACCGATACTCATTATAGGACTTTTGCCCGTATCATATCAAAACATGCTTGGCTTTATACAGAGATGCTTGCAGCTGAAACGATTGTTTATCAACAGGGTAATTTG GACAGGTTTTTGGCATATTCTCCTCAACAGCATCCCATTGTTCTACAAATTGGCGGAAATAATTTGGAAAACCTGGCAAAAGCAACTGAACTTGCTAGTGCTTATGGCTATGATGAGATTAATTTCAA TTGTGGCTGTCCTAGTCCAAAAGTGGCTGGACATGGGTGTTTTGGTGTTCGTCTTATGCTCGATCCAAAG TTTGTTGGTGAAGCTATGTCAGTAATTGCAGCTAACACAGATGTTCCTGTTAGCGTTAAATGCCGAATCGGTGTAGATGGTCATGATTCATACAATGAGCTTT GTGATTTTATCTATAAAGTTTCATCTCTATCCCCTACTAAGCACTTCATTATACATTCACGTAAAGCTCTCCTCAACGGCATCAGTCCAGCTGACAACCGAAAAATTCCTCCCCTCAA GTATGAATATTATTTCGCCTTATTGCGTGACTTTCCTGACTTGAGATTTACAATAAATGGAGGCATAGATTGTGCTGATGAG GTGAATTTGGCACTGAAAGAAGGAGCTCATGGTGTAATGCTTGGACGTGCTGCGTATCATAA GCCTTGGAGTGTGCTGGGACAAGTTGATTCTGCAGTTTATGGTGACCTAAGGAGTGGACTAACACGTCGTCAG GTCCTTGAAGAGTATCAAGCGTATGGAGATGCCATTCTGGGAACATTTGGAAACAATAGACCCAACATCAGAGATGTGATAAAG CCTATGCTTGGTATTTTCTATTCTGAGCCTGGAAATAGTCTATGGAAGCGTAAAGCTGATGCTGCTTTCCAGAAATGCGAG ACTGTGAAATCCTTTTTCGAGGAAACCCTGGTAGCAATCCCAGACTATGTCCTGGATTCACCTATAGTGAAGGAAGTGTCTGGGCGTGAAGATCTTTTTGCGAATGTAAAGGGGTTGCTTCCACCACCATATATAACAAGAGAAGAGGAGGTAGTAGTAGCATATGCTTAA
- the LOC136227550 gene encoding uncharacterized protein isoform X3: MLGFIQRCLQLKRLFINRVIWFLAYSPQQHPIVLQIGGNNLENLAKATELASAYGYDEINFNCGCPSPKVAGHGCFGVRLMLDPKFVGEAMSVIAANTDVPVSVKCRIGVDGHDSYNELCDFIYKVSSLSPTKHFIIHSRKALLNGISPADNRKIPPLKYEYYFALLRDFPDLRFTINGGIDCADEVNLALKEGAHGVMLGRAAYHKPWSVLGQVDSAVYGDLRSGLTRRQVLEEYQAYGDAILGTFGNNRPNIRDVIKPMLGIFYSEPGNSLWKRKADAAFQKCETVKSFFEETLVAIPDYVLDSPIVKEVSGREDLFANVKGLLPPPYITREEEVVVAYA; this comes from the exons ATGCTTGGCTTTATACAGAGATGCTTGCAGCTGAAACGATTGTTTATCAACAGGGTAATTTG GTTTTTGGCATATTCTCCTCAACAGCATCCCATTGTTCTACAAATTGGCGGAAATAATTTGGAAAACCTGGCAAAAGCAACTGAACTTGCTAGTGCTTATGGCTATGATGAGATTAATTTCAA TTGTGGCTGTCCTAGTCCAAAAGTGGCTGGACATGGGTGTTTTGGTGTTCGTCTTATGCTCGATCCAAAG TTTGTTGGTGAAGCTATGTCAGTAATTGCAGCTAACACAGATGTTCCTGTTAGCGTTAAATGCCGAATCGGTGTAGATGGTCATGATTCATACAATGAGCTTT GTGATTTTATCTATAAAGTTTCATCTCTATCCCCTACTAAGCACTTCATTATACATTCACGTAAAGCTCTCCTCAACGGCATCAGTCCAGCTGACAACCGAAAAATTCCTCCCCTCAA GTATGAATATTATTTCGCCTTATTGCGTGACTTTCCTGACTTGAGATTTACAATAAATGGAGGCATAGATTGTGCTGATGAG GTGAATTTGGCACTGAAAGAAGGAGCTCATGGTGTAATGCTTGGACGTGCTGCGTATCATAA GCCTTGGAGTGTGCTGGGACAAGTTGATTCTGCAGTTTATGGTGACCTAAGGAGTGGACTAACACGTCGTCAG GTCCTTGAAGAGTATCAAGCGTATGGAGATGCCATTCTGGGAACATTTGGAAACAATAGACCCAACATCAGAGATGTGATAAAG CCTATGCTTGGTATTTTCTATTCTGAGCCTGGAAATAGTCTATGGAAGCGTAAAGCTGATGCTGCTTTCCAGAAATGCGAG ACTGTGAAATCCTTTTTCGAGGAAACCCTGGTAGCAATCCCAGACTATGTCCTGGATTCACCTATAGTGAAGGAAGTGTCTGGGCGTGAAGATCTTTTTGCGAATGTAAAGGGGTTGCTTCCACCACCATATATAACAAGAGAAGAGGAGGTAGTAGTAGCATATGCTTAA